In the Paenibacillus sp. FSL R7-0337 genome, ATTTTCGGAGACGAAGCCGGTCGGTTAATTCAAAGATATCCAGAATCTGCTCTGAAGTAAGCTGGTTGATATTCAAAAAATGCATCGGTGTATCCCCCGGTAGATGAGAAATCAGCAATAAATGCCGGTTGAATAAATATACAATAATCAGGAATAGTATACAACCCATTTAATGTTAAAAAGTATATTCTACCGGCAGTTGAATCAGAGGGTATGCAGCTATTCAACCAGCAATTGATAGGATTGTATATGCTGAAATGATATGCTGTTTCTGGCAGTGTGCACTGTACATTTTATAATCTCGGAGGGATATCATGCTCGACTTACGTAGAATTGGGGCTTATATATCGCGGCTTCGCAAAGACCAGGACTGGACCCAATTGGAGCTTGCCGATCAACTGAATGTAAGTCATCAGGCGGTATCGAAATGGGAGCGGGGCGACTCGCTGCCGGATATTGGAACACTTCCGCAGGTTGCGGGGTTATTCGGCCTAACCGTAGACGACATTTTGAATGCAGGAGACCACGCAGAGCATAGAGAGCACCCGCATCTGGGACGGATCGTAGAGGAGATTGCAGAGAACAGGCCGGGCCAGATTGCAGAGCTGGTCAATGCCGGTAAGCTGGAGATGGAAGAGCTTGTAGAGGTAGCGCCTTTTGTAAAAGCAAGTGCCCTTAATAAGGTTACAGAGGGCATTGACAGCAGCGTCCTTACGTTAGATGTAATTATGCGGCTGGCCCCGTTCCTGGGTACAGATTTATTGGATGAACTGGTTCATCAGGTTGAAAAGAAAGAAACGGCTTGGAATGTCATTTCCGGACTTGCCCCGTTCGTCAGCAGTGGCACCTTAAGCCTGCTTGTCGATCAAGCAGCAGACGGTTCTAGAGAGGTGAACAATCTTGTGGGCATCGCCCCGTTTCTGGAACGGGAACAGCTGGATCTGTTGGTGCAACAAGCCAGAGGGGACAGTCCCAGCTGGCATTCCATTCAAGGCTTGGCTCCCTTTATTAGCAGAGAAACGTTGGGCCTTCTAGTTGACCGCTTGGCAGACGGTACTGTCGATGCAAATCAGCTCACAGGCCTCGCTCCTTTCCTGGACAGGGGGAAGCTTGGGAAGCTTCTTGGTGAAGTCGAAGCAGAGCAGCTTAGCCCGGATCTGCTGGCAAGCCTCGCCCCGTTCATCGATCAAGGGACGTTGAGCAGAATGGTGACAGGCTTACTGAATAAAGAAAAGTAGAGTGCAAAAG is a window encoding:
- a CDS encoding helix-turn-helix transcriptional regulator; the protein is MLDLRRIGAYISRLRKDQDWTQLELADQLNVSHQAVSKWERGDSLPDIGTLPQVAGLFGLTVDDILNAGDHAEHREHPHLGRIVEEIAENRPGQIAELVNAGKLEMEELVEVAPFVKASALNKVTEGIDSSVLTLDVIMRLAPFLGTDLLDELVHQVEKKETAWNVISGLAPFVSSGTLSLLVDQAADGSREVNNLVGIAPFLEREQLDLLVQQARGDSPSWHSIQGLAPFISRETLGLLVDRLADGTVDANQLTGLAPFLDRGKLGKLLGEVEAEQLSPDLLASLAPFIDQGTLSRMVTGLLNKEK